A stretch of Paenibacillus mucilaginosus 3016 DNA encodes these proteins:
- a CDS encoding DegT/DnrJ/EryC1/StrS family aminotransferase, giving the protein MKTDFLRKPLELPTEDWIRELLAYQGGPAVIPEDVRRTTFPSITKEDITQMLVSIQQDGGSVVEEFAEAYRSYVGANYAIPTASGTSSLHLALAGVGVQPGDEVILPAFTFIATAQAVVAAKAIPVFVDIDPRTYCLDPEKAERAITKKTKAIMPVHVHGLPADLPSLRGLADKYSLRLVEDASHAHSASIDGRLAGSIGDGAGQSLMADKNFPVGGEGGIAFFREREDYDRAQAFLEESGIDYRMSWIAAAFGISQLDRLPYYDAIRARNADYLTKALTQTRLFRGPYVPEGYKHSYNMYRVKISPEALGLDDLEDYQVKNAIQELILSEGVPAREWQNVPIPGHLPFKNRRGFGGGYPFTLSERKDFGYDLHHFPETLKMLRSTLTICRELRSPVEYERIQAYALAFRKIDANPEVIRELALKNKETKVLYERDARLG; this is encoded by the coding sequence ATGAAGACTGATTTTCTCCGCAAGCCGCTCGAGCTGCCGACCGAAGACTGGATCCGGGAACTCCTGGCTTACCAGGGAGGTCCGGCGGTCATTCCCGAGGACGTGCGCAGGACCACCTTCCCTTCGATTACGAAGGAGGACATCACCCAGATGCTGGTGTCCATCCAGCAGGATGGCGGCAGCGTCGTGGAGGAGTTCGCCGAAGCCTACCGCAGCTATGTCGGGGCGAACTATGCGATTCCGACCGCCAGCGGCACGTCGAGTCTGCATCTGGCGCTGGCGGGTGTGGGCGTTCAGCCGGGCGACGAAGTCATCCTGCCGGCCTTCACGTTCATCGCCACGGCCCAGGCCGTCGTCGCCGCCAAGGCGATCCCCGTCTTCGTGGATATCGATCCGCGGACGTACTGCCTCGATCCCGAGAAAGCGGAGCGGGCGATTACGAAGAAGACGAAGGCGATCATGCCCGTCCATGTCCATGGGCTGCCCGCGGATCTGCCGAGCCTGCGCGGCCTGGCCGACAAGTATTCGCTGCGTCTTGTCGAAGACGCCTCGCACGCGCATTCCGCCTCGATCGACGGCCGGCTGGCCGGCTCGATCGGCGACGGGGCCGGCCAGAGCCTCATGGCGGACAAGAACTTCCCGGTCGGCGGGGAGGGAGGCATCGCCTTCTTCCGGGAGCGGGAGGACTACGACCGGGCGCAGGCGTTCCTGGAGGAATCCGGCATCGACTACCGGATGTCCTGGATCGCCGCCGCGTTCGGCATCTCCCAGCTCGACCGGCTGCCGTACTATGACGCCATCCGGGCCCGCAACGCCGATTACCTGACGAAGGCGCTGACACAGACCCGGCTGTTCCGCGGCCCTTATGTGCCGGAGGGGTATAAGCACAGCTACAACATGTACCGGGTGAAGATCTCGCCGGAGGCGCTGGGGCTGGACGATCTGGAGGATTACCAGGTCAAGAACGCCATCCAGGAGCTGATCCTGAGCGAAGGCGTTCCGGCGAGGGAGTGGCAGAACGTGCCGATTCCCGGCCATCTGCCGTTCAAGAACCGGCGCGGCTTCGGGGGCGGGTATCCGTTCACCCTCTCGGAGCGGAAGGACTTCGGCTATGACCTGCATCATTTTCCCGAGACGCTGAAGATGCTTCGCTCCACTCTGACGATCTGCCGGGAGCTGCGTTCGCCGGTCGAGTACGAGCGCATCCAGGCCTATGCGCTGGCCTTCCGCAAGATCGACGCGAATCCGGAGGTCATCCGGGAGCTGGCCTTGAAGAACAAGGAAACCAAAGTCTTATACGAAAGGGACGCCAGACTGGGATGA
- a CDS encoding ATP-grasp domain-containing protein, whose protein sequence is MSSGQANVLLCVTKLREEEKRIAELLTAQGLQVEVNLDSMALPLGEAHGSPGRKPPDIALIRCLSQKNALSRATLLDLAGIRTLNSVRAITVCTNKIHQAVVFEGRGIPQPRFQVAFTAASLGEAFEAFGQVFVVKPASSSWGRGIARIVGREGLDGWIAARESLDPSHQSFPVLVQEYVDKGDFDIRVVVVGREPIAAFRRVSPDNWKTNTHLGAEVEPLVVDAEIRALCGRLTDVLGEGIYGVDLFYDYKEHRYLVCEVNQNPEFAKSWKIHGVDVASHIAAYVSSKITSVRSFQPT, encoded by the coding sequence TTGAGCAGCGGCCAAGCGAACGTCCTGCTGTGCGTCACGAAGCTGAGGGAAGAGGAGAAACGGATCGCCGAGCTGCTGACCGCCCAAGGGTTACAAGTGGAGGTCAACCTGGATTCCATGGCGCTTCCCTTGGGGGAAGCGCACGGCTCTCCGGGCAGGAAGCCGCCGGATATCGCACTGATCCGCTGCCTCTCGCAGAAGAATGCCCTGAGCCGGGCCACCCTTCTGGATTTGGCGGGCATCCGTACGCTGAACAGCGTCAGAGCCATCACGGTCTGCACGAACAAGATTCACCAGGCCGTCGTCTTCGAGGGCCGCGGCATTCCGCAGCCCCGCTTTCAAGTGGCTTTTACGGCCGCCAGTCTCGGGGAAGCGTTCGAGGCTTTCGGGCAGGTCTTCGTGGTTAAACCGGCCAGCTCCTCTTGGGGGAGGGGGATTGCCCGCATCGTCGGGAGGGAAGGCCTGGACGGATGGATTGCGGCAAGGGAGTCGCTGGATCCGAGCCACCAATCGTTTCCGGTCCTGGTACAGGAGTATGTGGACAAGGGGGATTTTGACATTCGAGTGGTTGTGGTGGGCAGGGAGCCGATCGCAGCCTTCCGAAGGGTGTCGCCGGACAATTGGAAGACGAACACCCATCTGGGAGCGGAGGTGGAGCCCCTGGTGGTGGACGCCGAGATCCGCGCACTCTGCGGGCGGCTGACCGATGTGCTGGGGGAAGGGATCTACGGCGTGGACTTGTTCTACGATTACAAGGAGCACCGCTACCTCGTCTGCGAGGTGAACCAGAACCCCGAGTTCGCCAAATCATGGAAAATACACGGCGTCGACGTGGCCTCTCACATTGCCGCGTATGTCAGCAGCAAGATAACTTCCGTCCGGAGCTTTCAGCCAACCTAA
- a CDS encoding gamma-glutamyl-gamma-aminobutyrate hydrolase family protein produces MKKPVIGITSTIVVRNEYSEGAYVHLDYHRSVEQAGGLPVVLPLTSPETFRELIDLCDGIIFSGGEDVDPSCYGAEPHPALGSLFPERDRIEIEAVRHALNSDKPLLAICRGIQVLNVALGGSLYQDLPSEYPGAAPHMQHGVARGKDTHAVYIAEHSRLWGIFRHNQIRVNSLHHQALRQVAPGLVITATSPDGVIEAVELPGHAFAVGVQWHPESMTGTDPLMRLLFKELVSKSLTGLRERNVS; encoded by the coding sequence ATGAAGAAGCCGGTAATCGGCATTACAAGCACGATAGTCGTGCGCAATGAGTACAGTGAAGGAGCCTATGTCCATCTGGACTATCACCGCTCCGTCGAACAGGCCGGCGGACTGCCGGTCGTGCTTCCCCTGACATCGCCGGAGACCTTCCGGGAGCTGATCGACCTGTGCGACGGGATCATCTTCTCCGGCGGGGAGGATGTCGACCCGTCCTGCTATGGGGCGGAGCCGCATCCGGCGCTCGGTTCCTTGTTCCCGGAGCGGGACCGCATCGAGATCGAGGCCGTGCGGCATGCGCTGAACAGCGATAAGCCGCTGCTTGCGATCTGCCGGGGCATCCAGGTCCTGAACGTAGCCCTGGGCGGCTCGCTCTATCAGGATCTGCCGAGCGAATACCCGGGGGCGGCCCCGCACATGCAGCACGGGGTGGCCAGGGGAAAGGATACGCATGCCGTCTATATCGCCGAGCACAGCCGGCTCTGGGGCATCTTCAGGCACAATCAGATCCGGGTGAACAGCCTTCACCACCAGGCCCTGCGGCAGGTGGCTCCGGGGCTGGTCATCACGGCCACGTCGCCGGACGGGGTGATTGAGGCCGTTGAGCTGCCCGGGCATGCGTTTGCCGTGGGGGTCCAGTGGCATCCGGAGTCGATGACCGGAACCGATCCTCTTATGCGTCTGCTGTTCAAGGAATTGGTATCGAAGAGCCTGACGGGCCTCCGGGAGCGGAATGTCTCTTAA
- the opp4C gene encoding oligopeptide ABC transporter permease, translating into MELTGADTGEAHLKPGLLEENAGQPKGRGLAVRFFRHKPAAAGLIFTALLILAAAFAPLIAPHDPREVAGVFSAPPSAGHWLGTDQVGRDVFSRLVYATRVSLLVGFVTVVLYVAAGTLIGLLSGYYGGWLDMLMMRVTDMFMAFPFLMVTLIVVSVLGATMTTIILVLALFSWPGVARLVRGSVLAVKEADYVKAGVALGYSTPRILLGHVLPNAAGPVIVAATFGMASAILSEAGLSFLGMGVQPPTPSWGNMLTDAQSLTVLTEQPWLWVPPGAMILLTVMAINFMGDGLRDALDSQQQS; encoded by the coding sequence ATGGAGCTGACCGGCGCCGATACCGGCGAAGCTCATCTGAAGCCCGGTCTTCTGGAAGAGAATGCCGGGCAGCCCAAAGGACGTGGCCTTGCCGTCCGCTTCTTCCGTCACAAACCGGCTGCGGCGGGACTGATCTTCACCGCGCTTCTGATCCTGGCCGCCGCATTCGCCCCGCTCATCGCCCCGCATGATCCGAGGGAGGTGGCCGGCGTCTTCTCGGCCCCCCCTTCGGCAGGGCATTGGCTCGGAACGGACCAGGTCGGCCGGGACGTGTTCTCCCGGCTCGTCTATGCGACCCGGGTCTCGCTCCTCGTCGGATTCGTGACCGTGGTACTCTATGTGGCGGCCGGCACGCTGATCGGGCTGCTCTCCGGCTATTACGGCGGATGGCTGGATATGCTCATGATGCGTGTGACGGACATGTTCATGGCCTTCCCGTTCCTCATGGTCACCCTGATTGTCGTCAGCGTGCTTGGCGCCACGATGACCACCATTATTCTGGTGCTGGCGCTGTTCTCCTGGCCCGGTGTCGCCCGGCTCGTCCGGGGGAGCGTGCTTGCCGTCAAGGAGGCCGATTACGTCAAGGCGGGTGTCGCGCTCGGCTACAGCACCCCGCGTATTCTGCTGGGCCATGTCCTGCCCAATGCGGCCGGACCGGTCATCGTGGCCGCCACCTTCGGCATGGCTTCGGCCATCCTGAGCGAGGCCGGGCTGAGCTTCCTCGGCATGGGGGTGCAGCCGCCCACGCCGAGCTGGGGCAACATGCTGACCGATGCCCAGTCGCTTACGGTGCTGACGGAGCAGCCCTGGCTGTGGGTTCCTCCCGGAGCCATGATCCTGCTCACCGTCATGGCGATCAACTTCATGGGGGACGGCCTGCGCGATGCCTTGGATTCGCAGCAGCAGTCCTAG
- a CDS encoding ABC transporter permease yields the protein MFPYLVRRLLIAIPVLLGITVINFFLINLAPGNPVDMFIDPNMPAELLEARKERLGLNDPVIVQYVKWLGALLQGELGYSFSSYAPVAGLIGERIGPTLLLASASLLLGMLIAVPAGILSAVKQNTRFDYLMTGLSFIGTSIPQFFLGLSLIYIFAVQLRLLPTGGMRTLGGSGGTGDLIAHLILPVFVLGFVIAGKKVRYVRAAMLDVLKQDYLRTARAKGLHPFLVTNKHALRNALIPMITVFGSEIPLLLGGSILIEQIFQWPGIGQLTIQSVLSRDYPTLMGLNLTAACIVLTTNLLTDLLYSAADPRIRYQ from the coding sequence ATTTTTCCATACCTTGTCCGGCGTCTGCTGATCGCCATTCCTGTTCTGCTTGGCATCACGGTGATTAACTTCTTCCTGATCAACCTGGCGCCGGGCAATCCCGTCGATATGTTCATCGATCCCAATATGCCGGCCGAGCTGCTCGAAGCGAGGAAGGAGCGGCTCGGGCTGAACGATCCGGTGATCGTCCAGTATGTCAAATGGCTCGGTGCCTTGCTGCAGGGGGAGCTCGGCTATTCGTTCAGCTCCTATGCGCCGGTGGCCGGGCTGATCGGGGAGCGGATCGGCCCGACGCTGCTGCTGGCCTCAGCCTCTCTGCTCCTCGGCATGCTCATTGCGGTCCCCGCCGGCATCCTCAGCGCCGTGAAACAGAATACGCGCTTCGATTACCTGATGACCGGCCTTTCGTTTATCGGCACCTCGATTCCGCAGTTTTTTCTGGGACTGAGCCTCATCTATATTTTTGCCGTGCAGCTGAGGCTGCTTCCTACCGGGGGGATGCGAACGCTCGGGGGGAGCGGGGGCACGGGAGATCTGATCGCCCATCTGATTCTGCCTGTCTTCGTACTGGGGTTCGTGATTGCAGGCAAAAAGGTGAGGTATGTCCGTGCGGCGATGCTGGATGTGCTAAAGCAGGATTACCTGCGTACGGCCCGCGCCAAAGGACTCCATCCGTTCCTTGTGACGAACAAGCATGCCCTGCGCAATGCCCTCATCCCGATGATTACGGTATTCGGCTCGGAGATCCCGCTGCTGCTCGGCGGCAGCATTCTCATCGAGCAGATCTTCCAGTGGCCGGGGATTGGCCAGCTGACAATCCAGTCCGTCCTCTCGAGAGACTACCCTACCCTGATGGGCCTGAATTTAACGGCGGCTTGCATCGTGCTGACGACGAATCTGCTGACCGATCTCCTGTATTCGGCGGCAGATCCCCGCATCCGCTACCAATGA
- a CDS encoding ABC transporter ATP-binding protein — protein MSTPAARSRARTEQQTGAPLLQVEGLKTYYPIRRGVFSRTAGQIKAVDDVSLQIREGETLGLVGESGCGKSTLGRSIVRLENPAAGSIRFEGEDITFLSRRELVRVRTRLQMIFQDPYSSLNPRKEIGATLAEPLLAHGLADRRQVQGRVERLLDLVGLPKSHQHRYPHEFSGGQRQRIGIARALALEPKLIVCDEPVSALDVSIQAQILNLLGDLQKELGLTYLFIAHGIGAVKYISRRIAVMYLGRIVEIGEEQTLFRRPKHPYTQILLQAYPPPDPLLRTRNRIVIQGDVPNPADPPAGCRFHTRCPYVQERCRHEEPPLAEAGVGHAAACHYPLQ, from the coding sequence ATGAGTACGCCCGCTGCCAGGAGCAGGGCACGGACGGAGCAGCAGACCGGCGCTCCCCTGCTGCAGGTGGAGGGGCTGAAGACCTATTACCCGATCCGCCGGGGCGTATTCTCCCGGACGGCAGGGCAGATCAAAGCCGTGGACGATGTCAGCCTGCAGATCAGGGAAGGGGAGACGCTCGGGCTTGTCGGCGAATCCGGCTGCGGCAAGTCAACGCTCGGCCGTTCCATTGTCCGGCTGGAGAATCCGGCTGCGGGATCCATCCGGTTCGAGGGAGAGGACATCACGTTCCTCTCCCGGCGCGAGCTGGTGCGGGTCCGCACCCGGCTGCAGATGATCTTCCAGGATCCGTACTCCTCGCTGAATCCACGCAAGGAGATCGGTGCCACCCTGGCGGAGCCGCTGCTTGCCCACGGCCTCGCAGACCGGCGTCAGGTTCAGGGCCGGGTCGAACGGCTGCTCGATCTGGTGGGCCTGCCGAAGTCCCATCAGCACCGCTATCCCCACGAGTTCTCCGGCGGCCAAAGGCAGCGGATCGGGATCGCCCGGGCGCTTGCCCTGGAGCCGAAGCTCATCGTCTGCGACGAGCCGGTCTCGGCCCTCGACGTCTCCATCCAGGCGCAGATTCTGAACCTGCTCGGGGATCTGCAGAAGGAGCTCGGGCTGACCTATCTGTTCATCGCCCACGGCATCGGAGCCGTCAAGTATATCAGCCGGCGCATCGCTGTGATGTATCTGGGCAGAATCGTGGAGATCGGAGAGGAGCAGACGCTGTTCCGGCGTCCGAAGCATCCGTACACACAGATTCTGCTGCAGGCTTATCCGCCGCCTGATCCGCTGCTGCGCACCAGGAATCGGATCGTCATTCAGGGGGATGTGCCGAATCCGGCGGATCCGCCGGCAGGGTGCCGCTTTCACACCCGCTGCCCCTACGTGCAGGAGCGCTGCAGGCACGAAGAGCCGCCGCTCGCCGAAGCGGGCGTGGGACACGCAGCCGCCTGCCATTACCCCCTGCAGTAA
- a CDS encoding ABC transporter ATP-binding protein, with protein sequence MKSILEIERLRTVFGSGRETVTVVDEVTLDIKEGETLALVGESGSGKSVTALSVMRLLGGIGRTSQGQIRFGGRDLLRLPEAEMRSIRGGEIAMIFQEPMSALNPVLTIGDQLKEMIRRHTKRSGREAGAYAVRMLEKVGLPRAAEVMKTYPHRLSGGMRQRIMIAMALSCSPKLLIADEPTTALDVTIQAQILGLMKELRDETGTAILLITHDLGVVAEMADKVAVMYAGQIVEQADVFTMFHQPAHPYTQGLLNSIVRLDAGEGRLEAIPGMVPSPRQMPKGCRFHSRCAFAEERCRREPPLLKQAEAGRSVRCWLAGGQAASAVPGLLEVGL encoded by the coding sequence ATGAAGAGCATCCTGGAAATCGAGCGGCTGCGGACCGTCTTTGGCAGCGGTCGGGAGACCGTCACCGTGGTGGATGAGGTCACCCTCGATATCAAGGAAGGCGAAACCTTGGCCCTTGTCGGGGAGTCCGGCAGCGGCAAGAGCGTGACGGCCTTATCCGTCATGCGGCTGCTGGGCGGCATCGGACGGACGAGCCAGGGGCAGATCCGGTTCGGAGGGAGGGATCTTCTGAGGCTGCCGGAGGCGGAGATGCGCAGCATCCGGGGCGGGGAGATCGCCATGATCTTCCAGGAGCCGATGAGCGCCTTGAATCCCGTCCTGACGATCGGGGATCAGCTCAAGGAGATGATCCGGCGTCATACCAAGCGTTCCGGCAGGGAAGCCGGGGCTTACGCCGTCCGGATGCTGGAGAAGGTGGGCCTTCCCCGGGCAGCAGAAGTCATGAAGACCTATCCCCATAGGCTGTCGGGAGGCATGCGGCAGCGCATCATGATTGCGATGGCGCTCTCCTGCAGCCCGAAGCTGCTGATCGCCGACGAGCCGACGACGGCGCTCGATGTGACGATCCAGGCGCAGATTCTGGGGCTGATGAAGGAGCTGCGGGACGAAACGGGCACGGCGATTCTGCTCATCACGCACGATCTGGGCGTCGTGGCGGAGATGGCGGATAAGGTCGCCGTCATGTACGCGGGGCAAATCGTCGAGCAGGCGGATGTGTTCACCATGTTCCATCAGCCGGCCCATCCTTATACGCAGGGGCTGCTGAACTCCATCGTCCGGCTGGACGCCGGAGAGGGACGGCTGGAGGCCATCCCCGGGATGGTGCCGTCTCCCCGGCAGATGCCGAAGGGCTGCCGTTTTCATTCCCGCTGCGCCTTCGCGGAGGAACGCTGCCGCCGGGAGCCCCCCCTCTTGAAGCAAGCGGAAGCCGGCCGATCCGTCCGGTGCTGGCTGGCCGGCGGGCAGGCGGCATCCGCTGTTCCCGGGCTGCTGGAGGTGGGCCTATGA
- a CDS encoding peptidase dimerization domain-containing protein has translation MGRSALDAVELTNIGANYLREHVPDGSRIHYTITNGGVAPNIVPDAASVWYYLRGADRDAADALLARLLKIARGAALMTETEVSWDIKGGAYSLNVNHTLNALLTGQQHEAQPPVFSQEEQEFAASLAATLETSQREAALDKARKLGLEPGELLPAAFSEQTPAGGAASGGSTDLGDVSWITPVGQIITTCAPVGIQVHTWQATAAFGSSIGLKGMHYAARLIALAAYELLTDVGGVLAQAREEFRESTRGRRYAPAIPAEVRAPVPVYAGRRESG, from the coding sequence CTGGGTCGGAGCGCCCTGGATGCCGTGGAGCTGACGAACATCGGCGCGAATTACTTGCGGGAACATGTGCCTGACGGGTCACGGATTCATTATACGATTACGAACGGGGGAGTCGCTCCGAACATTGTGCCCGATGCTGCGAGCGTCTGGTACTATCTCCGGGGCGCCGACCGGGACGCGGCCGATGCGCTGCTGGCGAGACTGCTTAAGATCGCCCGGGGAGCAGCCCTGATGACGGAGACGGAGGTCTCGTGGGACATCAAGGGAGGCGCCTACAGCCTGAATGTGAACCATACGCTTAATGCGCTCCTGACAGGGCAGCAGCACGAAGCACAGCCTCCCGTGTTCTCGCAAGAGGAGCAGGAGTTTGCCGCATCGCTCGCCGCCACCCTGGAGACCTCCCAGCGGGAGGCGGCGCTGGACAAAGCCCGAAAGCTCGGGCTGGAGCCGGGGGAGCTGCTGCCCGCAGCCTTCAGTGAACAGACGCCTGCGGGCGGGGCGGCCTCGGGAGGATCAACCGATCTTGGCGACGTCTCGTGGATCACCCCGGTCGGACAGATCATCACCACCTGCGCCCCTGTCGGCATCCAGGTGCATACATGGCAGGCCACGGCCGCATTCGGCTCCTCCATCGGACTGAAGGGGATGCATTACGCCGCCAGGCTGATCGCTCTCGCTGCCTATGAGCTGCTGACGGACGTCGGAGGGGTGCTGGCGCAGGCGCGGGAAGAGTTTCGGGAGTCCACCCGGGGGCGCCGGTACGCTCCCGCGATCCCGGCGGAAGTCCGGGCACCGGTGCCTGTGTACGCGGGGAGGAGGGAGAGCGGATGA
- a CDS encoding ABC transporter substrate-binding protein — protein MNCITRKGSLLSSMTVILLALTACASPDGTPAPAAPAEKSTAAPAPAREKTVYVGIVNAPVTLNQINDAGDSASDNVLALINDSLLDLNEKFEFQPKLAESVETKDNQTFTVKINKSAKWNDGQPFTTADVAFTLKTALHPKVDTNFKLNFIEGLNAAGKLDDGKTEISGLKIVDDKTFEVRTKTPVDPLIFKERFGTKVFFLPQHILKDVAPEQVAAHPYFQKPEVTIGAFKIAAFQKGQHAEVVKNPNYYREPAKLDKIFIKVLPAANLVAQLQTGEIHMNSVPVGLIPITEYEKVKALPHIELTSGNPSVPPELFFNVQKVPDVKVRQAVAYALNRQLIVDQLLKGQGEVIDGGIPSYHPYYNKDITKYAYNPEKAKALLKETNWDGSRPLTFLIPVGNKIREQAADILVQNLEAVGIKVQVQKFDFATLIAKVGKGEFDLTIFTRDFYIEPSSYFTMFKSDNANNDLKYSNPKVDELINRGESESDPAKRRAIYNELQAILHEDVPSLAVYSEKRLLAVSKQVIEGRPRDIGMFNNVSQWDLKP, from the coding sequence GTGAACTGCATAACCCGCAAAGGCTCGCTGCTCAGCTCCATGACCGTCATTCTGCTTGCCCTCACCGCCTGCGCCTCACCGGACGGAACACCGGCCCCAGCGGCTCCGGCCGAGAAGAGTACCGCCGCCCCGGCGCCGGCCAGGGAGAAAACCGTCTACGTGGGCATCGTGAATGCTCCTGTAACCCTGAACCAGATCAATGACGCCGGCGATTCGGCCTCGGACAACGTGCTGGCGCTGATCAACGATTCGCTGCTTGACCTGAACGAGAAGTTCGAATTCCAGCCGAAGCTGGCCGAGTCGGTGGAGACGAAAGACAACCAGACCTTCACCGTCAAGATCAACAAGTCGGCCAAGTGGAATGACGGACAGCCGTTCACGACCGCCGACGTCGCCTTTACGCTGAAGACGGCGCTGCACCCGAAGGTGGATACCAACTTCAAACTCAACTTCATCGAAGGCTTGAATGCCGCCGGCAAGCTTGATGACGGGAAGACGGAGATCAGCGGCCTGAAGATCGTCGACGACAAGACCTTCGAGGTGCGGACCAAGACCCCGGTCGACCCGTTGATTTTCAAGGAGCGCTTCGGCACCAAAGTCTTCTTCCTTCCCCAGCATATCCTCAAGGACGTCGCTCCCGAGCAGGTGGCAGCCCACCCGTACTTCCAGAAGCCCGAGGTGACCATCGGAGCCTTCAAGATCGCGGCCTTCCAGAAAGGCCAGCATGCGGAAGTCGTCAAGAACCCGAACTACTACCGCGAGCCGGCCAAGCTCGACAAAATCTTCATTAAAGTCCTTCCGGCGGCCAACCTGGTGGCCCAGCTGCAGACCGGGGAGATTCACATGAACTCCGTACCTGTCGGCCTCATTCCCATCACCGAGTATGAGAAGGTCAAGGCGCTGCCGCATATCGAGCTGACATCCGGCAACCCCTCGGTGCCTCCCGAGCTGTTCTTCAATGTGCAGAAGGTTCCCGACGTGAAGGTCCGCCAGGCGGTCGCCTATGCGCTGAACCGGCAGCTCATCGTGGACCAGCTGCTGAAGGGCCAGGGGGAAGTGATCGACGGCGGGATCCCAAGCTACCACCCGTACTATAACAAGGATATCACGAAGTATGCGTATAACCCGGAGAAAGCGAAGGCGCTGCTCAAGGAGACGAACTGGGACGGGAGCAGGCCGCTGACCTTCCTGATCCCGGTCGGCAACAAGATCCGCGAGCAGGCCGCTGATATCCTCGTGCAGAACCTGGAGGCCGTCGGCATCAAGGTTCAGGTGCAGAAGTTCGACTTCGCGACGCTCATCGCCAAGGTCGGCAAGGGCGAGTTCGATCTGACGATCTTCACCCGCGACTTCTACATCGAGCCGAGTTCCTACTTCACGATGTTCAAGAGCGACAACGCCAACAATGACTTGAAATACAGCAATCCGAAGGTCGACGAGCTGATCAACCGCGGGGAGAGCGAGTCGGACCCGGCGAAGCGGCGTGCGATCTACAACGAGCTTCAGGCCATTCTTCATGAGGATGTTCCCTCCCTGGCCGTCTACTCGGAGAAGCGTCTGCTCGCCGTGTCCAAGCAGGTGATCGAAGGCAGACCGCGGGATATCGGTATGTTTAACAATGTAAGCCAGTGGGACTTGAAGCCATAA